One segment of Marinobacter sediminum DNA contains the following:
- a CDS encoding UDP-N-acetylmuramoyl-tripeptide--D-alanyl-D-alanine ligase — protein sequence MMRAFSLAEARHWTGATGADHESDKLCFSGVSTDTRSLEKGQLFVALRGETFDGHRFLRTARDSGAVAAVVDTFDDSVDMPQLVVQDTIDALAKLAAGNRAESDAQLVGITGSSGKTTVREMTAAILSQMGPTLATQGNLNNHIGVPLTLFGLAPEHRYGAIELGASGLGEIAHTVAITRPRVVILTNAGSAHLEGFGSYENIVRAKGEIIDGVMEGGLVVLNRDDPAFEQWRDRAGASRVLSVSRFGHAEADYTATKNGTELRITGPDGWCCNLFLALEGEHNISNALLAIAAARDLGAEDSALTAGLAGLKPVKGRLQSLNLTTDLTVIDDSYNANPASMKAALSVLAKRSGERIAVFGAMAELGPDARALHREVGQYARDEKVERLLTVGPGCEGYADGFGDSTEECQTHEQAVAAIVGAKQGPATVLVKGSRSSAMDRVVEGIKEKVNNSCCSG from the coding sequence ATGATGCGCGCCTTTTCCCTGGCTGAGGCCCGTCACTGGACCGGAGCCACCGGTGCAGACCACGAATCCGATAAGCTTTGTTTTTCCGGTGTGTCCACCGACACCCGGTCGCTTGAGAAGGGCCAGCTGTTTGTGGCACTGCGTGGTGAGACTTTTGATGGTCATCGGTTTCTGCGAACTGCGCGGGACTCTGGTGCTGTGGCAGCAGTGGTGGACACGTTTGATGATTCCGTGGACATGCCCCAACTGGTGGTTCAAGACACCATTGATGCACTGGCAAAGCTGGCCGCTGGCAACCGCGCTGAGAGCGATGCCCAGCTTGTCGGGATTACGGGTAGCAGTGGTAAAACCACGGTGCGAGAAATGACAGCGGCAATTCTGTCGCAGATGGGCCCGACTCTGGCAACCCAGGGCAACCTCAACAACCACATTGGTGTCCCCCTGACTCTATTCGGCCTGGCGCCGGAGCATCGCTATGGCGCCATTGAGCTGGGAGCAAGTGGGCTGGGCGAAATTGCCCATACGGTCGCAATAACCAGGCCCCGGGTCGTGATCCTGACTAACGCGGGTTCTGCGCACCTCGAGGGCTTTGGCAGCTACGAAAATATTGTTCGCGCCAAGGGCGAGATTATTGATGGTGTGATGGAGGGTGGTCTGGTCGTGCTCAACCGGGATGATCCTGCGTTTGAGCAGTGGCGGGATCGCGCCGGGGCAAGTCGCGTTCTAAGCGTCAGCCGGTTCGGACATGCCGAAGCGGACTATACGGCGACCAAAAACGGGACTGAGCTTCGGATAACCGGCCCCGACGGCTGGTGCTGCAATCTGTTCCTGGCCCTCGAAGGCGAGCACAACATCTCTAATGCGCTGCTTGCTATCGCCGCAGCCCGGGATCTCGGGGCAGAAGATAGCGCGCTCACGGCCGGTCTGGCTGGGCTCAAGCCCGTCAAGGGGCGGTTGCAGAGTCTGAATCTGACGACGGACCTGACCGTTATCGACGACAGCTATAACGCCAACCCGGCTTCCATGAAGGCTGCATTGAGTGTTCTCGCAAAGCGGTCCGGAGAGCGGATTGCCGTGTTTGGTGCCATGGCAGAACTTGGTCCCGATGCGCGGGCTCTGCACAGGGAAGTGGGGCAGTATGCCCGGGACGAGAAGGTCGAACGATTACTGACAGTAGGCCCGGGATGCGAAGGTTACGCCGACGGTTTTGGTGACAGTACGGAGGAGTGCCAGACCCACGAACAGGCTGTTGCGGCGATAGTCGGTGCTAAACAGGGGCCAGCAACTGTGTTGGTTAAAGGTTCTCGCAGTTCCGCCATGGACCGCGTGGTGGAGGGGATTAAAGAAAAGGTGAATAACTCATGCTGCTCTGGCTGA
- the mraY gene encoding phospho-N-acetylmuramoyl-pentapeptide-transferase: MLLWLTEALSQYFSALTVFQYLTLRGILGTLTALLISLIIGPVMIRKLAQYQIGQAVRDDGPQTHLSKAGTPTMGGALILVAIGASTLLWADLSNRYVWVTLLVTLLFGAIGWIDDYRKVVERNPRGLPARWKYFWQSVIGAGAAIALFFSASLPQETSLYVPFVKQVSLTLGPVIFILLSYFVIVGSSNAVNLTDGLDGLAIMPTVMVAGALGIFAYLSGHAQFANYLLIPHLPGTGELIVFCGAIVGAGLGFLWFNTYPAQVFMGDVGALALGAALGVVAVIVRQEIVLFIMGGVFVMETVSVILQVASFRLTGRRIFRMAPLHHHFELKGWPEPRVIVRFWVVTVVLVLIGIASLKLR, encoded by the coding sequence ATGCTGCTCTGGCTGACAGAGGCTCTATCACAATACTTCTCCGCCCTGACGGTATTTCAGTACCTGACCCTGCGCGGGATTCTGGGAACGCTGACGGCGCTCCTGATTTCGCTGATTATCGGTCCGGTAATGATTCGCAAACTGGCGCAATACCAGATTGGACAGGCGGTGCGTGACGACGGGCCTCAGACCCACCTCAGCAAGGCCGGGACCCCCACTATGGGAGGTGCTCTGATTCTGGTGGCGATCGGTGCCAGTACCTTGCTCTGGGCTGACCTGAGCAACCGCTATGTGTGGGTTACGCTGCTTGTAACCCTGCTGTTTGGTGCCATTGGCTGGATAGACGATTACCGCAAGGTGGTGGAACGTAACCCCCGCGGTCTGCCGGCACGCTGGAAATACTTCTGGCAGTCCGTTATCGGTGCAGGCGCTGCCATCGCACTGTTTTTCAGTGCCTCGCTGCCTCAGGAGACGTCCCTATATGTGCCGTTCGTGAAGCAGGTCTCTCTAACACTTGGGCCGGTCATTTTCATCCTGCTCAGCTACTTCGTGATTGTCGGCAGTAGTAATGCTGTGAACCTGACCGATGGCCTGGACGGACTCGCGATCATGCCCACGGTCATGGTTGCCGGCGCCCTGGGTATTTTCGCCTATCTTTCCGGCCACGCCCAGTTTGCCAATTACCTGTTGATTCCGCACTTGCCGGGGACCGGTGAGCTGATTGTCTTTTGCGGAGCCATAGTCGGCGCGGGGCTTGGTTTTCTCTGGTTCAACACTTATCCAGCGCAGGTCTTTATGGGCGATGTGGGTGCCCTCGCACTGGGTGCCGCGTTGGGTGTGGTAGCAGTGATTGTTCGCCAGGAGATCGTGCTCTTCATTATGGGTGGTGTGTTTGTCATGGAAACCGTGTCGGTCATCCTTCAGGTGGCCTCTTTCCGGCTAACCGGTCGGCGGATTTTCCGCATGGCCCCACTACATCATCATTTTGAATTGAAAGGCTGGCCGGAGCCGCGCGTCATCGTGCGCTTCTGGGTCGTTACCGTTGTTCTGGTTCTGATTGGCATTGCCAGTCTCAAGTTACGTTAG
- the murD gene encoding UDP-N-acetylmuramoyl-L-alanine--D-glutamate ligase — translation MSVIVSDRRTLVVGLGKTGLSCVRYLSGQGREIAVADSRENPPGLEQLRAQWPDVPVYLGAFDAELFEGFNELVVSPGISVAEPAIARAAQAGAFIRGDIDLFAEAADAPIVAITGSNGKTTVTTLVGEMAQAAGRRVETGGNIGTPALDLLGRGADLFVLELSSFQLETTSELNALAATVLNVSDDHMDRYPTKMAYFQAKQRIFRGCKNAVVNLDDALSTPMARDSLRFICFGFHRVNPDTFSTRDDDEGTWITFGFENLLLASELKLLGRHNISNVMAALGLGYAAGLPMEIMLDVARNFWGLPHRCEFIRQLAGVDYINDSKGTNVGAAVAAIESLVPDNGKVVLIAGGDGKGADFMPLQAPAVLHCRALVLIGRDAGQIAEATGGNVEVHRARSLEEAVSTAAGLAKAGDRVLLSPACASFDMFRDYSDRGDQFRRLVEAL, via the coding sequence ATGAGTGTCATTGTTTCGGATCGTCGCACACTGGTGGTAGGGCTCGGTAAAACCGGGCTCTCCTGCGTGCGCTATCTGTCCGGACAAGGCCGGGAAATCGCTGTCGCGGACAGCCGGGAAAACCCTCCGGGGCTTGAACAATTGCGAGCCCAATGGCCGGACGTGCCCGTTTACCTCGGGGCGTTTGATGCGGAGCTTTTCGAGGGCTTTAACGAATTGGTTGTAAGCCCGGGTATCAGTGTGGCAGAGCCTGCCATTGCCAGGGCGGCGCAGGCCGGCGCCTTTATCCGCGGGGATATCGACCTGTTTGCCGAGGCTGCCGATGCACCGATTGTCGCTATTACGGGGTCAAACGGCAAGACAACAGTAACCACTTTGGTGGGGGAAATGGCACAGGCGGCGGGCCGCAGGGTAGAGACCGGTGGCAACATCGGAACGCCAGCCCTTGATCTGCTCGGACGTGGTGCCGATCTTTTCGTACTTGAGCTGTCCAGTTTCCAGCTCGAAACCACCAGTGAGCTGAATGCTCTGGCGGCAACGGTGTTGAACGTGAGTGACGATCACATGGATCGTTATCCGACCAAGATGGCTTATTTCCAGGCCAAGCAGCGGATTTTCCGAGGCTGCAAGAATGCCGTCGTTAATCTGGACGATGCCCTGAGCACGCCCATGGCGCGGGATTCTCTCCGGTTCATCTGTTTCGGATTTCATCGGGTCAATCCGGATACGTTCAGTACCCGCGATGACGACGAGGGAACCTGGATTACTTTTGGCTTTGAAAACCTGCTGTTGGCCAGTGAGTTGAAATTATTGGGACGCCACAACATCAGTAATGTCATGGCTGCTCTGGGGCTGGGATATGCAGCCGGCCTCCCCATGGAGATTATGTTGGATGTGGCCCGCAATTTCTGGGGTTTGCCCCACCGATGCGAGTTTATTCGCCAATTGGCGGGTGTGGACTACATCAACGACTCCAAAGGTACCAATGTCGGAGCTGCCGTGGCCGCTATCGAGAGCCTCGTACCAGACAACGGCAAGGTGGTGCTGATCGCCGGTGGCGATGGCAAGGGTGCTGACTTTATGCCTCTGCAGGCGCCCGCGGTATTGCACTGCCGTGCATTAGTTCTGATCGGTCGTGACGCGGGGCAGATTGCCGAGGCGACCGGCGGGAACGTTGAAGTTCACCGTGCGCGTTCGCTGGAGGAAGCTGTTTCCACCGCTGCGGGTCTGGCAAAGGCAGGTGATCGGGTGTTGCTGTCCCCCGCGTGTGCGAGCTTTGACATGTTCCGTGATTACAGTGATCGCGGTGACCAGTTCCGCAGACTGGTGGAGGCGCTGTGA
- the ftsW gene encoding putative lipid II flippase FtsW encodes MQTEIAMPNRSEWLGEIQPLPLLVISSVALLVMGVVMISSASMDMAAETMGNSYHYAIRQLLFAGMGCVMALVAVNVPVAWWERSGWLLLGVGLSALVLVLTPLGHTVNGSTRWISFGLFNVQVSEVAKLCLIAYLAGYVVRRREELLNTWWGFLKPLVVLGVASVLLVIQPDFGATVVLVSAAAGMIFLSGVRLSRFVPLIVTLVVLGAILVLTQPYRLKRVVSYLDPWKDQFDSGYQLTQSLIAFGRGEWGGVGLGNSIQKLFYLPEAHTDFIFAIIAEEFGLLGSLIVLSLFTLLVVSGFVIARRAEKAEMPFGACFAYGITLLIGLQATINIAVSTGLLPTKGLTLPMVSYGGSSLMIMCICIGVLARVEMERLDQERLAREKAGPGTRGGAKYE; translated from the coding sequence ATGCAGACAGAGATCGCAATGCCAAACCGGAGCGAGTGGCTGGGCGAAATCCAGCCGCTGCCCTTGCTGGTGATCAGTTCAGTTGCCCTGCTCGTCATGGGTGTGGTGATGATTTCTTCGGCGTCCATGGATATGGCCGCGGAAACCATGGGTAATAGCTATCACTATGCCATTCGCCAGCTGTTGTTTGCAGGTATGGGCTGTGTCATGGCACTGGTTGCAGTAAACGTGCCCGTCGCCTGGTGGGAGCGCAGCGGCTGGTTGTTGCTGGGTGTAGGTTTGTCGGCGCTGGTTCTGGTGCTTACTCCGTTGGGGCACACAGTTAACGGTTCCACTCGATGGATCTCGTTTGGCTTGTTCAACGTTCAGGTTTCGGAAGTGGCGAAACTTTGCCTGATTGCCTATCTGGCGGGCTATGTGGTGCGTCGCCGGGAGGAGCTTCTGAATACCTGGTGGGGCTTTTTGAAACCTCTGGTGGTACTTGGGGTTGCCTCGGTTTTGCTGGTTATCCAGCCTGACTTCGGGGCGACCGTAGTTCTGGTCTCTGCGGCGGCCGGCATGATCTTCCTGAGTGGCGTAAGACTTAGCAGATTTGTTCCTTTGATCGTAACGCTGGTTGTTCTGGGCGCGATCCTGGTATTGACGCAGCCCTACCGGCTCAAACGGGTGGTGAGCTATCTCGATCCGTGGAAGGACCAGTTCGACAGCGGTTATCAGCTGACTCAGTCGTTGATCGCATTCGGTCGCGGCGAATGGGGTGGTGTCGGTCTCGGCAACTCGATCCAGAAGCTGTTCTATCTGCCTGAAGCACATACCGACTTTATCTTCGCCATTATTGCCGAGGAGTTCGGGTTACTGGGTTCTCTCATCGTGCTGTCCCTGTTTACATTGCTGGTGGTTAGCGGTTTCGTAATCGCCCGTCGGGCGGAAAAGGCCGAAATGCCCTTTGGTGCCTGTTTTGCCTATGGCATTACGTTGCTGATCGGGCTTCAGGCGACGATCAATATAGCGGTCAGCACCGGCCTGTTGCCGACCAAGGGGTTGACCCTGCCAATGGTCAGCTACGGCGGTTCAAGCCTGATGATTATGTGTATCTGCATCGGTGTGCTGGCCCGGGTTGAAATGGAGCGCCTGGACCAGGAGCGACTTGCCCGGGAGAAGGCCGGTCCAGGGACCAGGGGAGGCGCCAAATATGAGTGA
- the murG gene encoding undecaprenyldiphospho-muramoylpentapeptide beta-N-acetylglucosaminyltransferase, which translates to MSDQRRFLIMAGGTGGHVFPALATARALEEKGHQVYWLGASGGMEQRLISDTDIPLSLIHISGLRGKGMLALLAAPFRLMRALGEAFTVVRRIRPDCVIGMGGFVTGPGGVAAWLTRTPLVIHEQNAIAGMTNRILVRFAETVLEAFPGSFKKGVVTRCTGNPVRQDLAQLPAPDQRMNDRTGTLRLLVVGGSLGAQVFNEQLPEALAMMPQSERPEVRHQCGEKNLEAANAAYAQSGVEASVEPFIADMAEAYSWADVVLCRAGALTVSELCAAGIGAILVPFPHAVDDHQTKNGQQMVSAGAAMLIPQSRLTPSALADTLGDLAKDRTRVMNMAKAARTLARPDATERVVNYCLEAAHG; encoded by the coding sequence ATGAGTGATCAGCGTCGTTTCCTGATAATGGCAGGCGGTACCGGCGGTCATGTGTTCCCGGCCCTGGCAACTGCCCGAGCCCTTGAGGAGAAAGGCCATCAGGTTTACTGGCTGGGTGCCAGCGGTGGCATGGAGCAGCGGTTAATCAGTGACACCGATATCCCGCTGTCACTGATCCACATCTCCGGCCTTCGTGGAAAAGGCATGCTGGCATTGCTGGCGGCGCCGTTCAGGCTGATGCGGGCTTTGGGCGAAGCCTTCACCGTCGTGCGCAGGATTCGCCCCGACTGCGTGATCGGTATGGGTGGTTTTGTCACGGGGCCGGGGGGTGTTGCTGCCTGGCTGACCCGGACTCCACTGGTGATCCACGAGCAGAATGCGATAGCCGGCATGACCAATCGAATTCTTGTTCGGTTCGCGGAAACCGTGCTGGAGGCGTTTCCCGGAAGCTTTAAAAAAGGTGTGGTTACACGGTGTACCGGAAACCCGGTGCGTCAGGATCTGGCGCAACTACCGGCGCCGGATCAAAGGATGAATGATCGAACCGGAACTCTGCGGCTGTTGGTGGTGGGCGGTAGTCTCGGTGCTCAGGTATTTAACGAGCAATTGCCGGAGGCCCTGGCCATGATGCCCCAGAGCGAACGCCCGGAGGTTCGGCACCAGTGCGGTGAAAAGAACCTGGAGGCCGCCAATGCCGCATACGCGCAAAGCGGAGTTGAGGCGAGTGTGGAACCTTTTATTGCGGATATGGCTGAGGCCTATAGCTGGGCTGATGTGGTGCTTTGCCGGGCCGGTGCGCTCACGGTTTCCGAGCTTTGCGCAGCGGGTATAGGAGCGATTCTGGTGCCATTCCCTCATGCCGTAGATGATCATCAGACCAAGAATGGCCAGCAGATGGTGAGTGCCGGTGCGGCCATGCTGATTCCCCAGTCCCGTCTGACACCCTCGGCACTGGCTGACACTCTGGGCGATCTGGCAAAGGATCGGACCCGGGTAATGAACATGGCGAAGGCTGCGCGAACGCTGGCCCGCCCGGATGCAACGGAGAGAGTCGTGAATTACTGTCTGGAGGCCGCCCATGGCTGA
- the murC gene encoding UDP-N-acetylmuramate--L-alanine ligase: protein MADATNPPLVYQVPEMRRIRHIHFVGIGGAGMSGIAEVLKNQGYEVSGSDLKEGAVTDRLKAMGVEVQIGHREDNSARADVVVVSSAVAADNPEVVSARSRRVPIVPRAEMLAEIMRYRHGIAVAGTHGKTTTTSLIASVLGEAGLDPTFVIGGKLNSAGTNAQLGGSRYLVAEADESDASFLHLTPVISVVTNIEADHMDTYGGDVEKLKQTFVDFLHNLPFYGVAVMCVDDGYVREIIPRISRAIITYGIENPDADYRAENIVSDGLRTRFVVKRPGGRSDLAVELKMPGHHNVQNALAAIAVATDEGVADEAIGKGLADFAGVGRRFQVYGDYQTPRGTITLIDDYGHHPTEVEAVIRAAHAAWPDRRLVMLYQPHRYSRTRDLYEDFVRVLSEVDGLLLMDVYSAGEPAIPGADGRALCRSIRQRGKIEPVFVEDNNEIESLLSNMLQDGDLLITQGAGDIGGVAARLAAAGVIPGE, encoded by the coding sequence ATGGCTGATGCAACCAATCCGCCACTGGTCTATCAAGTGCCGGAAATGCGCCGGATTCGCCATATCCATTTTGTGGGTATCGGCGGCGCTGGCATGAGCGGCATTGCCGAAGTGCTGAAGAATCAGGGCTATGAGGTCTCGGGCTCGGATCTGAAAGAAGGTGCAGTGACTGACCGGCTCAAAGCGATGGGGGTTGAGGTACAGATAGGCCATCGTGAGGACAATAGTGCCCGCGCGGACGTGGTTGTGGTGTCTTCCGCTGTGGCCGCTGACAACCCGGAAGTTGTGTCTGCCCGCAGTCGCCGCGTTCCGATCGTGCCCCGAGCCGAAATGCTGGCCGAAATCATGCGTTATCGCCATGGAATTGCCGTGGCTGGAACGCATGGTAAGACCACCACGACGAGTCTGATTGCTTCAGTGCTGGGTGAGGCTGGCCTGGACCCTACGTTTGTTATTGGCGGCAAACTCAACAGTGCAGGTACCAATGCCCAACTGGGTGGTTCCCGTTACCTGGTTGCAGAGGCGGATGAGAGCGACGCCTCTTTTCTGCATCTTACGCCCGTGATTTCCGTGGTGACGAACATCGAGGCGGATCACATGGACACCTATGGCGGGGACGTGGAAAAGCTGAAACAGACGTTTGTCGATTTCCTGCACAACCTGCCGTTTTATGGCGTTGCCGTGATGTGTGTGGATGACGGTTATGTGCGGGAAATCATCCCCCGTATCTCCCGCGCCATCATTACTTACGGTATCGAGAATCCGGATGCCGACTACCGTGCCGAGAACATTGTCTCGGATGGCCTTCGGACCCGTTTTGTGGTCAAGCGCCCGGGCGGCCGAAGTGATCTGGCCGTGGAACTGAAGATGCCGGGTCACCATAACGTCCAGAATGCGCTGGCAGCTATAGCTGTTGCAACGGACGAAGGCGTCGCCGACGAAGCCATCGGTAAAGGGCTGGCGGACTTTGCCGGCGTTGGTCGTCGCTTTCAGGTGTATGGCGATTATCAGACGCCCAGGGGAACCATCACCCTGATCGACGATTACGGCCATCATCCGACGGAAGTGGAAGCGGTCATCCGGGCTGCTCATGCTGCCTGGCCGGACCGTCGACTTGTCATGCTCTATCAGCCACATCGTTATTCCCGCACCCGGGATCTCTATGAGGATTTTGTTCGGGTCTTGTCGGAGGTAGATGGCCTTTTGCTGATGGATGTCTATTCGGCCGGCGAACCGGCGATTCCGGGTGCAGATGGCCGTGCGTTGTGCCGGAGTATCCGGCAACGGGGCAAGATTGAGCCGGTATTTGTCGAGGACAACAATGAAATTGAAAGTCTGTTGAGCAACATGCTGCAGGATGGCGATCTGTTGATTACCCAGGGCGCGGGTGATATTGGCGGTGTCGCTGCAAGGTTAGCCGCAGCAGGAGTGATTCCCGGTGAGTGA
- a CDS encoding D-alanine--D-alanine ligase, whose protein sequence is MQHSEPQAYQAAPEIVRALGRVAVFMGGDSAEREVSLKSGKAVLASLLSAGVDAFAVDVQGCLLKTVENPDFDRVFIALHGRGGEDGTIQAILSQAGIPYTGSEILASALAMDKLRTKYVFEGCALPTPKFRTMAAAAEAAQIVSELNPPLSVKPSREGSSIGIRKVQTADELAEAYEEAAALDNLVLVEEWIEGPEFTVSLLQDQALPAIGLSTDHVFYDYNAKYLADDTRYRIPCGLATDDELRLQKLALDAFRVVGCRTWGRVDIMQDSDGQFWLLEVNTVPGMTDHSLVPMAAKAAGISFEELVVRILRDTLEDANA, encoded by the coding sequence ATGCAGCATAGTGAACCTCAAGCCTATCAGGCCGCTCCGGAGATTGTCCGGGCACTCGGTCGTGTCGCCGTGTTCATGGGCGGCGACTCAGCGGAACGGGAAGTGTCGCTGAAAAGTGGCAAAGCGGTGCTCGCATCCTTGCTCTCAGCCGGCGTCGATGCTTTTGCTGTCGATGTACAGGGCTGTCTGCTCAAGACCGTTGAGAACCCTGACTTTGATCGCGTCTTCATCGCTTTGCACGGTCGTGGCGGCGAAGACGGCACGATACAGGCAATTCTTTCCCAGGCCGGCATTCCCTATACCGGCAGTGAGATTCTGGCGTCAGCCCTGGCAATGGACAAGCTGCGCACCAAATACGTGTTTGAAGGTTGTGCCCTGCCGACGCCGAAATTCCGCACCATGGCAGCCGCCGCTGAGGCAGCACAGATTGTCAGCGAATTGAACCCGCCCCTGAGCGTAAAACCGTCGCGGGAGGGATCCAGTATCGGCATTCGCAAGGTGCAAACTGCAGATGAATTGGCGGAAGCCTATGAAGAGGCTGCCGCGCTGGACAATCTGGTGCTGGTAGAGGAGTGGATCGAGGGCCCCGAGTTTACGGTCAGTCTGTTACAGGATCAGGCGCTGCCGGCCATCGGATTGAGCACAGATCACGTGTTTTATGACTACAACGCCAAGTATCTGGCCGACGACACCCGTTACCGCATCCCCTGTGGCTTGGCTACGGACGACGAATTGCGTCTGCAAAAGCTGGCACTGGATGCCTTTCGGGTGGTGGGCTGTCGTACCTGGGGCCGGGTAGACATCATGCAGGATTCCGATGGTCAGTTCTGGCTGCTTGAAGTAAACACGGTGCCCGGAATGACTGATCATAGCCTCGTACCTATGGCTGCAAAAGCAGCGGGCATCAGTTTCGAGGAACTGGTGGTGCGGATACTCCGTGACACACTGGAGGATGCCAATGCTTGA
- a CDS encoding cell division protein FtsQ/DivIB, translating into MLETLLIRSRAVPSDPPRRRGATTLGPERDRFGVLKAVLAAVPWLQIGMGAVIVLLAALVPWGTGKVLNAMDQQFLAVDVNGDFIGDSQVALERAAGNWIGKSYFSTDLSEIKESLERRPWVESAAVRRVWPDRLVIDIREKKPLAYWDDGRLVSRTGELFAPENPQVAGRLPRLAGPDERVRDVIRMARTMSEELVGHGLSFAGLSLEERGAWTLQLANGIEVVLGRDQVEQRFERFITVYETRLASRSDEVSRVDARYTNGVAVQWKAAEGASSPKS; encoded by the coding sequence ATGCTTGAGACATTGCTGATCCGGAGTCGGGCGGTACCGTCTGACCCTCCTCGCCGCAGGGGCGCTACGACCCTGGGGCCAGAGCGGGACCGGTTTGGCGTGTTGAAAGCAGTATTGGCGGCGGTCCCCTGGCTGCAGATAGGCATGGGGGCTGTGATTGTTTTGTTGGCGGCCCTGGTGCCTTGGGGGACTGGAAAAGTGCTCAATGCGATGGATCAGCAGTTTCTGGCTGTCGACGTGAATGGGGATTTCATTGGCGACAGCCAGGTAGCCCTTGAGCGGGCGGCTGGAAACTGGATCGGTAAAAGCTACTTCTCTACAGACCTTTCCGAGATCAAGGAGAGCCTTGAGAGACGGCCCTGGGTCGAGTCCGCTGCGGTACGCAGGGTCTGGCCCGATCGACTGGTCATCGACATTCGAGAAAAGAAGCCGCTGGCTTACTGGGACGACGGACGACTTGTTAGTCGCACCGGCGAGTTGTTCGCGCCGGAGAATCCGCAAGTTGCCGGCAGACTACCCCGGCTCGCAGGGCCGGACGAACGGGTCCGCGATGTGATCCGGATGGCCCGGACCATGAGTGAAGAGCTGGTTGGTCATGGCCTGAGCTTCGCCGGGCTCTCGCTGGAAGAGCGGGGAGCCTGGACCTTGCAGTTGGCCAACGGCATCGAGGTGGTGCTGGGCCGGGATCAGGTGGAGCAGCGGTTCGAACGGTTTATCACAGTTTATGAAACCCGACTGGCGTCACGGTCGGATGAAGTCAGTCGGGTCGATGCCCGCTACACCAATGGTGTAGCAGTGCAATGGAAGGCGGCCGAGGGCGCCTCCAGTCCGAAATCATAG
- the ftsA gene encoding cell division protein FtsA translates to MSSVETENMIVGLDIGTSKVVAIVGKRKMDGTIEVVGIGSHPSRGLKRGVVVNIETTVQAIQRAVEEAELMAGCRIHSVYAGIAGSHIKSLNSHGIVAIRDREVTQADIDRVIDAAQAVAIPADQKILHILPQEFVIDSQEGIKEPMGMSGVRLEAKVHLVTCAVNAAQNIEKCVKRCGLEVDDIILEQLASSHAILTEDEKELGVCVVDIGGGTTDIAVFTGGAIRHTAVIPIAGDQVTNDIAMALRTPTQNAEEIKIKYACALTQLAGAEETIKVPSVGDRAPRDLSRQALAEVVEPRYEELFTLVQSELRRSGFEDMIPAGIVITGGSSTMEGVVELAEEIFHMPVRLACPQAVSGMTEVVNNPIYATGVGLLIHGFRQMDLGRAPVLKGEDAPSLFERMKAWFTGHF, encoded by the coding sequence ATGTCATCGGTTGAAACGGAAAACATGATTGTCGGCCTCGATATCGGAACCTCCAAGGTGGTTGCGATTGTCGGCAAGCGCAAGATGGACGGGACTATCGAGGTGGTGGGTATTGGTTCCCATCCCTCACGGGGGCTCAAACGTGGTGTGGTGGTGAATATCGAAACCACTGTCCAGGCTATCCAGCGCGCTGTGGAGGAGGCCGAACTGATGGCCGGGTGCCGCATCCATTCGGTGTATGCAGGCATTGCCGGGAGTCACATCAAGAGCCTGAACTCCCATGGCATTGTTGCGATCCGCGACCGTGAAGTGACTCAGGCGGATATTGACCGGGTGATCGATGCAGCCCAGGCCGTTGCCATCCCGGCAGATCAGAAGATCCTGCATATCCTGCCTCAGGAATTCGTAATCGATAGCCAGGAGGGCATCAAGGAGCCGATGGGTATGTCCGGGGTGCGCCTTGAGGCAAAAGTGCACCTGGTGACCTGTGCGGTAAATGCTGCCCAGAACATCGAGAAATGCGTAAAGCGCTGCGGTCTCGAGGTCGACGACATCATTCTGGAGCAGCTGGCTTCCAGCCACGCGATCCTGACCGAGGATGAAAAAGAACTGGGTGTCTGTGTTGTCGATATCGGCGGTGGCACGACCGATATCGCCGTGTTCACCGGCGGCGCAATTCGTCACACCGCGGTGATTCCTATTGCCGGTGACCAGGTCACCAATGACATCGCCATGGCCTTGCGGACGCCGACCCAGAACGCCGAGGAAATCAAGATCAAGTATGCCTGCGCACTGACTCAGCTGGCCGGGGCCGAGGAAACCATCAAAGTTCCGAGCGTCGGTGATCGTGCCCCCAGGGACCTTTCACGGCAGGCGCTGGCCGAAGTGGTGGAGCCCCGGTATGAGGAGCTGTTCACTCTGGTCCAGTCCGAGCTTCGCCGCTCGGGCTTCGAGGACATGATTCCCGCGGGCATCGTGATTACAGGCGGCTCCTCCACCATGGAAGGCGTGGTGGAGCTGGCTGAGGAAATCTTCCACATGCCGGTACGGCTTGCCTGTCCGCAGGCAGTCTCCGGAATGACGGAAGTGGTCAATAACCCGATTTACGCCACTGGCGTCGGGTTGCTGATTCATGGCTTCCGCCAGATGGATCTGGGGCGGGCGCCGGTGCTCAAGGGTGAAGACGCACCCTCGCTGTTTGAGCGAATGAAGGCCTGGTTTACCGGTCACTTCTGA